The following proteins are encoded in a genomic region of Glycine max cultivar Williams 82 chromosome 18, Glycine_max_v4.0, whole genome shotgun sequence:
- the LOC100798460 gene encoding SAGA-associated factor 11-like isoform X1, translating into MLVTVVYLLSYLYFFVLWNNSDVNVPKLSYFFLDLLDSIIVDVASECHRVARLGLDSNLEEEDEELKLSAQARVRVADPSNSNEANGKYVVDIFGQTHPPVANEIFDCLNCGRSIMAGRFAPHLEKCMGKGRKARLKVTRSSTATQNRYSRGGPSPGSTHSPYSNYSTNSMNRLAYGTSTFAGEEHSNGTLES; encoded by the exons ATGCTAGTCACAGTAGTATACCTTCTATCATATTTGTATTTCTTTGTATTGTGGAATAACTCTGACGTGAATGTGCCTAAA ctttcttattttttcttggaTCTCCTTGATTCCATCATAGTCGACGTGGCATCAGAGTGTCACAGAGTAGCAAGGCTGGGGCTTGATTCAAATTTggaagaagaggatgaagaattgaagctgtcAGCACAAGCCAGGGTTAGGGTGGCTGATCCTAGTAACAGTAATGAAGCAAATGGCAAGTATGTGGTTGACATATTTGGACAAACTCATCCTCCTGTGGcaaatgaaatatttgattGTTTGAATTGTGGTCGATCCATCATGGCTGGAAGGTTTGCTCCACATTTGGAGAAGTGCATGGGAAAG GGTAGGAAGGCACGTCTGAAAGTGACAAGAAGCAGCACAGCCACGCAGAACCGGTATTCACGAGGCGGTCCCAGTCCTGGTTCTACACATTCTCCATATTCAAATTACTCTACCAATAGCATGAATCGGTTGGCATATGGAACCTCCACTTTTGCAGGTGAGGAGCACTCAAATGGGACACTCGAGTCATGA
- the LOC100798460 gene encoding SAGA-associated factor 11-like isoform X2: MSVPNEENLSYSQLSYFFLDLLDSIIVDVASECHRVARLGLDSNLEEEDEELKLSAQARVRVADPSNSNEANGKYVVDIFGQTHPPVANEIFDCLNCGRSIMAGRFAPHLEKCMGKGRKARLKVTRSSTATQNRYSRGGPSPGSTHSPYSNYSTNSMNRLAYGTSTFAGEEHSNGTLES; this comes from the exons ATGTCTGTTCCTAATGAGGAAAACTTGTCATATTCCCAG ctttcttattttttcttggaTCTCCTTGATTCCATCATAGTCGACGTGGCATCAGAGTGTCACAGAGTAGCAAGGCTGGGGCTTGATTCAAATTTggaagaagaggatgaagaattgaagctgtcAGCACAAGCCAGGGTTAGGGTGGCTGATCCTAGTAACAGTAATGAAGCAAATGGCAAGTATGTGGTTGACATATTTGGACAAACTCATCCTCCTGTGGcaaatgaaatatttgattGTTTGAATTGTGGTCGATCCATCATGGCTGGAAGGTTTGCTCCACATTTGGAGAAGTGCATGGGAAAG GGTAGGAAGGCACGTCTGAAAGTGACAAGAAGCAGCACAGCCACGCAGAACCGGTATTCACGAGGCGGTCCCAGTCCTGGTTCTACACATTCTCCATATTCAAATTACTCTACCAATAGCATGAATCGGTTGGCATATGGAACCTCCACTTTTGCAGGTGAGGAGCACTCAAATGGGACACTCGAGTCATGA
- the LOC100798460 gene encoding SAGA-associated factor 11-like — translation MSVPNEENLSYSQLSYFFLDLLDSIIVDVASECHRVARLGLDSNLEEEDEELKLSAQARVRVADPSNSNEANGKYVVDIFGQTHPPVANEIFDCLNCGRSIMAGRFAPHLEKCMGKGRKARLKVTRSSTATQNRYSRGGPSPGEEHSNGTLES, via the exons ATGTCTGTTCCTAATGAGGAAAACTTGTCATATTCCCAG ctttcttattttttcttggaTCTCCTTGATTCCATCATAGTCGACGTGGCATCAGAGTGTCACAGAGTAGCAAGGCTGGGGCTTGATTCAAATTTggaagaagaggatgaagaattgaagctgtcAGCACAAGCCAGGGTTAGGGTGGCTGATCCTAGTAACAGTAATGAAGCAAATGGCAAGTATGTGGTTGACATATTTGGACAAACTCATCCTCCTGTGGcaaatgaaatatttgattGTTTGAATTGTGGTCGATCCATCATGGCTGGAAGGTTTGCTCCACATTTGGAGAAGTGCATGGGAAAG GGTAGGAAGGCACGTCTGAAAGTGACAAGAAGCAGCACAGCCACGCAGAACCGGTATTCACGAGGCGGTCCCAGTCCTG GTGAGGAGCACTCAAATGGGACACTCGAGTCATGA
- the LOC100798460 gene encoding SAGA-associated factor 11-like isoform X3 produces the protein MLSYFFLDLLDSIIVDVASECHRVARLGLDSNLEEEDEELKLSAQARVRVADPSNSNEANGKYVVDIFGQTHPPVANEIFDCLNCGRSIMAGRFAPHLEKCMGKGRKARLKVTRSSTATQNRYSRGGPSPGSTHSPYSNYSTNSMNRLAYGTSTFAGEEHSNGTLES, from the exons ATG ctttcttattttttcttggaTCTCCTTGATTCCATCATAGTCGACGTGGCATCAGAGTGTCACAGAGTAGCAAGGCTGGGGCTTGATTCAAATTTggaagaagaggatgaagaattgaagctgtcAGCACAAGCCAGGGTTAGGGTGGCTGATCCTAGTAACAGTAATGAAGCAAATGGCAAGTATGTGGTTGACATATTTGGACAAACTCATCCTCCTGTGGcaaatgaaatatttgattGTTTGAATTGTGGTCGATCCATCATGGCTGGAAGGTTTGCTCCACATTTGGAGAAGTGCATGGGAAAG GGTAGGAAGGCACGTCTGAAAGTGACAAGAAGCAGCACAGCCACGCAGAACCGGTATTCACGAGGCGGTCCCAGTCCTGGTTCTACACATTCTCCATATTCAAATTACTCTACCAATAGCATGAATCGGTTGGCATATGGAACCTCCACTTTTGCAGGTGAGGAGCACTCAAATGGGACACTCGAGTCATGA